The Castanea sativa cultivar Marrone di Chiusa Pesio chromosome 11, ASM4071231v1 genome contains a region encoding:
- the LOC142615189 gene encoding SPX domain-containing protein 3 produces the protein MKFGKRLKQQIQETLPGWRDKFLSYKELKKLVRSISSAPTLLNGSFEYGRAEEEFVYLLNNEIEKFNAFFMEQEEDFVIRNKELQQRIQRVIDKWGPKGNHPSEADYKEEMAKIRKDIVDFHGEMVLLVNYSNVNYTGLAKILKKYDKRTGGLLRLPFIQKVLQQPFFTTDLISKLVKQCESTIDAVFPVEDEEKKREAREAIIVAGEGIFRNTVAALQSMQEIRRGSSTYGHFSLPPLNLPDSELIQSVQLNSPIPIV, from the exons ATGAAGTTTGGGAAAAGATTGAAGCAACAAATTCAAGAAACGTTGCCGGGTTGGAGGGACAAGTTCTTGTCGTACAAGGAATTGAAGAAGCTTGTCCGATCGATTTCTTCGGCTCCGACATTGTTGAATGGTTCCTTCGAATATGGGAGGGCTGAGGAAGAGTTTGTGTACTTGTTAAACAATGAGATCGAGAAGTTCAATGCTTTCTTCATGGAACAAGAAGAGGATTTTGTTATCCGAAATAag GAGTTACAACAGAGGATCCAAAGGGTGATTGATAAATGGGGACCTAAAGGGAATCACCCTTCGGAGGCAGATTATAAAGAGGAAATGGCAAAAATCAGAAAAGACATAGTTGATTTTCATGGTGAAATGGTGCTCTTAGTAAACTACAGCAATGTCAATTACACAG GGTTGGCCAAGATCTTAAAGAAGTATGACAAGCGAACAGGAGGCCTTTTGCGTTTGCCATTCATTCAGAAGGTATTGCAACAGCCCTTCTTTACAACCGATCTCATATCAAAACTTGTGAAGCAATGTGAAAGCACCATAGATGCTGTATTCCCagttgaagatgaagagaaaaaaagagaagcaaGGGAAGCAATAATAGTTGCAGGGGAAGGAATTTTTAGGAATACTGTCGCAGCCCTTCAGAGCATGCAAGAGATTAGAAGAGGAAGCTCTACTTATGGTCACTTTTCACTGCCTCCACTGAACTTGCCTGATTCTGAACTCATTCAGTCAGTACAACTCAATTCTCCTATACCCATTGTGTAA